In the Plasmodium cynomolgi strain B DNA, scaffold: 0641, whole genome shotgun sequence genome, GTCTACAGTATTGAACACCTTCTTGTGTTTCCAAAtcattatgttttatttttaaatgttcatTCAATTTTCTCTCATGATTATTTAgccataaaataatttcattctCTTTTTTAGCTCCTATATATTGTAAAAGTTCTCCAAATTTAATTCCCCTTATTATGTCGATATTACGTTGTTCTGATGGAagttttttatcactttta is a window encoding:
- a CDS encoding hypothetical protein (putative), whose translation is FFDKTIIKSDKKLPSEQRNIDIIRGIKFGELLQYIGAKKENEIILWLNNHERKLNEHLKIKHNDLETQEGVQY